In Sciurus carolinensis chromosome 16, mSciCar1.2, whole genome shotgun sequence, the genomic window GTGTCCAGATTGTAGTCACAGAAACCTCTGTACCAGGTTTGCCAGCTGCCCAGTATATGTTCTCCCCGCAGAATCCTCCTCTGGTTCTTGGGTGGAAGGTTGAACTCCCAGGAAGGTGGGGTCATGGAAAATTGATGCAGGGATTATACAGCCTCCTCTCTGATTATAAGCCACCACTATGCCCACTCAGATTCTTAACTCTTTGCAAAGAGCCCTACCTTATCCTGAGAGCTTTAAATGGAGGACTTGCTCTTTGGAAAGTTAAATTTTGAAGCCTGAATTGGTTGGGTCAGGTTGGAGGTGTGCAAATATCAGGCAGGCCCTTTATTCCTGATACCACCCACCCCTTAGCTCACTCAGGTTTCCAAGACTACACCTGGAACAGCACTGCCTCTGCAGATTTTCCTTTCCAGAATAAAACCAGGTGCTCTCGGGAACTTTGGGGGTAGGAAGAGGGGGAACATGTCTGATGTGAGTTTGAGAGAGCCCAGTAGGCTTATGTAAAAGCTGTAGGTAAACCTGGCACTTTAGTTGGTAGTCTTACTTTTTACAGGGGCATATGTTGACAATTCTGAAACTACCTGTATACTAGtgttgaaaaatgtatttatgtaataCATTACATAAAACCAGAGTCAGGTATTTTAGTGTCACAGAAATCAAGTACAAATAGAAAGGGTTGAGGCCTGGAAGGAGGCCTGTATCACACGACTGTAGCTGGAAACAGCAGTATGAGCTCATGGTTGCTTTACTATATATACTTGGAGATATTATGGAAATAGTCataactattgtgaatggattgGTAAACATGCATTTATTTCCTAGCTCTGCCTACTGAGAAAGCTTAGTAGCAGTGACTCGCTGGTAGTGATGAATATCCTAATGCCTAGATGTGTTTCTTTATTCCCTTGTCTAATCTAAGAAAtgaaggggttaaaaaaaaaaaaagaagaagaagaagaaggcatAGCCAATAGAATGCAGAAAGGGAAATACAGTGACCTTCATGGTAGAAAGCACAGCAGACACACCTTGACTGGGGGCAAAGTTAAGGACACTAGTGACATCAATTCTGTGTAACTATGTTATGATGCAATGAGACagttacttcctttctttttggaattcttTCCCAAAATGCATAGCCCCAGACTAATAATGAAAGTACAGCAGATTATACCCAAATTGAGGGAGTGTGCATTCTTTAGAATACTTGACTAGTTCTCTTTAGTTACTAAGTCATGATAAAGTAAAACTGAGTTATCACAAATAATATTTACCAACATTTTCCCTTATATTTGTCTTTAAGTCCATCCATGAAATCTTCCTCTTTGTGTTCTCACaaaatgtaaagtttttttaattaaaaaaaaattttttaaaccttCAGGGATATACTTTATACTTACAGAGGAGTCCAGATTCCATGAGAACAAAGAATACATCCTCTCTCCCTTACTTAGGGATCACTGATTTAGGACATCATCTAGAGAAGACTTAGGGCATGTCAGATGGAGCCTGATCCCAGTTTTTCTAGATCTATTCCTTTGGGATAAGGAATTTTGCTTTCAGTAGGATGAGGAGACCGgagtaattattttgaaatgagaaagaCTCATGTCAGTTGCTcaataaatgaagacaaaaatttaaTGAAGAATGCAGAGGATTAAGGGGCTTTGGCAGCCTGAGACTGCATTTATCAATCTTGTTGAGGCAGATGCCGCGTGcagaaactaaacaaaatttCAGCGTATAACTGGATTACTCTTTCTTAAAACTAACCTGGTCTGTCAACATTACCCAGGTGGAAAAAGAATATTAGCATAGAGTTGCAGGTGGAAATGAAGATGGAGGTGGAGATCAACGTGGAACCAGACTGGTGCCACTGGTTGGGATGGTGAACCATTGGCACCGACCAGTTTTGGAGGCAAAGCACATAGAGGTCTTGGTCTGATCTCCTTCCCAGTAAGAGTACTGGCAGTCTTTCTGTTGCCAAACACATTCTTTCTCATCAGGTTCAGGACAGGAATCCAAGCACGATAAGCAGGGATTAATCTAGAGAAGGGGACACAGGCTTGTTAACATGCTGTTTTGGGGTAGCACGTCCCATCCTAGGAGGACAAGGAGACAGTGGTAGGGTACCAGCGGAAGCTGAGAGAACAGAGAGAGGGGGCTAGGGACAGGAAGAGCAGAAATTAGGAAGAAGGTAGAAGGGCGGGAGTGTGTCAGAGGGCAGAGATCACAAGGCTGTGGgaacagagaggaggaaaggcCAGAGTCTAGCATTCCAAACAAACAggcaaaaaacaaagaaaaatactgagGATGCTACTCACATGACAGTCACATCCTTTACGGTAGAATGACtctaaacctaatctctgctctaGGAAGAGATGAGCCCATATGTACACCAGGTGGCAGGTTGTGAAATGTATTTTCCCTGCTGTCAGAAAGCCTGTACCAAACAGAGAGCAGAGAGCATGAGGACATCCCCTGGGAGCACATTCTATGGATCAGAGGTGGATAGACTGCAGACCCTAAGGCTGGAACTGAGTTAGCCTTGACTGACCAGCCCAGCGTCTTCCTAGGAAGAATCTGTCAGACCCTTGTCCTCAGTGCTGCTGGGATTGGCAGAAATACAGTGGTCCTTTCAAGGCTAGGGGTCCCAGGGGCAAGTGGTTGTGTGTGAACAGGGATGCTCACCTGCGATAAGTATATTTGTTCGGATGGAAGTTTGCATCAAAAAGCCACAGTCTTCGAAAGAGTGGGGTGTGTAGATTTCATGGATTTCATTTGCCTTCAAGGGACC contains:
- the LOC124966036 gene encoding metalloproteinase inhibitor 1-like — translated: MDLLFLLAFPLLLALSTSCDACVCKLPHPQTTYCESDVVMLTDLLGLGPVIRNKQSLRVNVTKIFKGPLKANEIHEIYTPHSFEDCGFLMQTSIRTNILIAGFLTAGKIHFTTCHLVYIWAHLFLEQRLGLESFYRKGCDCHINPCLSCLDSCPEPDEKECVWQQKDCQYSYWEGDQTKTSMCFASKTGRCQWFTIPTSGTSLVPR